One Hordeum vulgare subsp. vulgare chromosome 4H, MorexV3_pseudomolecules_assembly, whole genome shotgun sequence DNA window includes the following coding sequences:
- the LOC123446529 gene encoding F-box protein At5g46170-like — translation MQSRHRVFAEDLLLAQGEDHFDSVPDSLVLLIFNKLADARSLGRCSAVSRRFNALVPLVDDACLRIDRVIAADDAPAGPRQRGVISGLLKTVLLAVLKPFGHCDAGARPAGHAPAKHAPHHSPAQVLKNFSSIRNLRMELPVSDVGTDDGVLLKWKAVFGTTLQSCVILGGTRLDHASASHAPSATAHDDHDAPQSQGQGQGDDDNGSIPESFYTNGGLKLRVVWTISSLIAAATRHYLLREIVKEHPTLERVELTDAHGQGTLCMERQQLKEFTDKPLAAAAAANRTQVPACNMKLRYAPMLELSDGTRIQGATLVVIKPVGEAGGIGGGRKELDEFVAGAFDGPFREAVSMLSKRRTYLLEMNGF, via the coding sequence ATGCAGTCGAGGCACCGGGTGTTCGCCGAGGACCTGCTCCTCGCGCAAGGGGAGGACCACTTCGACAGCGTGCCGGACTCGCTCGTGCTCCTCATCTTCAACAAGCTCGCGGACGCGCGCTCGCTCGGCCGCTGCTCCGCGGTCTCGCGCCGCTTCAACGCGCTCGTCCCGCTCGTCGACGACGCCTGCCTCCGCATCGACCGCGTCATCGCCGCCGACGACGCGCCCGCCGGCCCGCGCCAgcgcggcgtcatctccggcctccTCAAGACCGTGCTCCTGGCCGTGCTCAAGCCCTTCGGCCACTGCGACGCCGGCGCCAGGCCCGCCGGCCACGCGCCCGCCAAGCACGCGCCGCACCACTCGCCCGCGCAGGTGCTCAAGAACTTCAGCAGCATCCGCAACCTCCGCATGGAGCTCCCCGTCTCCGACGTCGGCACCGACGACGGCGTCCTGCTCAAGTGGAAGGCCGTCTTCGGCACCACGCTCCAGAGCTGCGTCATCCTCGGCGGGACCAGGCTGGACCACGCCTCGGCCTCGCACGCGCCCTCCGCCACcgcccacgacgaccacgacgcccCGCAGTCGCAGGGGCAGGGGCAGGGGGACGACGACAATGGGAGCATACCGGAGTCCTTCTACACCAACGGCGGGCTGAAGCTGCGCGTCGTCTGGACCATCAGCTCGCTGATCGCAGCGGCCACCAGGCACTACCTCCTCCGCGAGATCGTCAAGGAGCACCCCACCCTGGAGCGCGTGGAGCTCACGGACGCGCACGGCCAGGGCACGCTCTGCATGGAGCGCCAGCAGCTCAAGGAGTTCACCGACAAgccgctcgccgccgccgccgcagccaacCGCACGCAGGTGCCGGCCTGCAACATGAAGCTCCGCTACGCGCCCATGCTGGAGCTGTCGGACGGGACGAGGATCCAGGGCGCCACGCTCGTGGTGATCAAGCCCGTCGGCGAGGCCGGCGGCATCGGCGGCGGACGCAaggagctggacgagttcgtggCCGGCGCCTTCGACGGGCCATTCAGGGAGGCCGTGTCCATGCTCAGCAAGCGCCGCACCTACCTGCTAGAGATGAACGGCTTCTAA